Genomic DNA from Elgaria multicarinata webbii isolate HBS135686 ecotype San Diego chromosome 2, rElgMul1.1.pri, whole genome shotgun sequence:
GAATACCCTAGATTATCTGCTTGCTGAAAGATCTGCGTCTTTGAGTTCTATCAgacgagcgatttattgcacgctcattactgggcattcatggatttttgcgggtctcTATCATGACGCCCCCTGCCCCTTTTGGCCTTTTTTGCACGACAAAAAAATCCACATCCCAGTAAATCCAACGTATTTTTTGAGACTGAACTTGCCGCTGGCCTCTATCACACCTATCATGTAGTTCCTACCACTACATGCTGGAAGAGGAGCACCgactgccctcccctttcatcatcaagactccattagcacacgccccaacaaaggaaaaagagggggaaataatccagactttccccacaccaaaatataaCGCAacaagggggggaaggggcaagatgagtgcaggacagggatgccgtcatgtgagtaccaagctgcaaaaccacatacaaGGAATGGTGATAGTGTGATAAAtcattggtgtgatggagctcgctATCccatgctgtgtgcaggagaagcagtgcgataaaaacagccacATGCACCTTgggcatcatcacacggggaaatcacatttgcttactgttgcttctccgcctgcgcgtttgtccctcattacttcctcttttgaaagaggaagcaaacaatgtgcatgtggcccattcagtgggccattttgatcatactgcttctcctgcacacagcaggaaatagtggcaacttctgtctttaaaaatgagttggacttactggggtgttttttgttgggACCTTTTCCATCATGGTACTGAAATTTCAGAACTCTGTCTgggaactattttattttatttatttatttatttatttatttatttatttatttattgcatttatatcccaccttttttccttcaaggaacccaaggtggcgtacataatcctcctctccattttatcctcacatcaaccaccctgtgaggtaggttgggttgagagtctgtgactggcccaaagtcacccagtgggtttccatggctgagtgggaactagaacccggatctcccgactcccagtccaacactttagccactacaccacactggaccaGATAACTTCAAAGTTCCTTTTCCAGCTGTAAAATTATAAAATTGGCCACTGCATGTGTAAGTGGGACAGATGATAAATGCTCAATGAAAAGTTTAAATGGCATGAAGATAATGTCCATGCGCTTATTTTAGATATTGTAAGATTCATTTTATAGTGGAGGGACGCAAAACAATAGAACATTAACTGGAATTGGAAGATAGTATTTTGGGAGAAGCAGCCTTTGTAAATTCAATCTAATTCTCATTAAATCCCTTCAAATAATGCTCTCGGAATGATTGATGTCTACTGCATTTGTTTGTGTCTACACAGGTCAGCATGGACAAACACAAACTTATATGACAACTAAGGGCTGAAGCCAAAGGCTTCATTGTACAGGTGAGTTTTAAGGAAGGGTTTGACTTgagagagggaggtggcaccatgTAGGTGTTTTGCTGAGAAGGCATACGGAAAAAGTAGCAAGTGGAAACAGGTAGAGTAGTTTTAGAGAGCAGGAGACATTCAGGACATGGAACAAGAGAGAGATGGAATAGAAGAAAGTAAAGTCAATGAGGAGGTTTAGTTGCAGGAATTTGAGAGGCGATCATGGATCATCTGAACATGACACAAAAAATATCACAAGCTGGAAGTACAGGTCAGCTAGTGCTTCACCAACATCCTGaatcctgtgtttgtttgtttgtttgttttgttttctttatttaatacatttgtatcctgtgCTATCAACTCCTGAGTTCTCAGGGTGTCAAAGAGCCACAGATGCAGTAATAGAAATATAAACCATACAATAAtacagaaatgtacaaaaataaaacagcacaaaGTAATGACAGCTCTACTCAACTGTTTATAAAcgttaagggggaaaaaacaggagGAAATGACATTCATTTAAAAGTctaggaaaagaaaaacatatttGACTGGTGCCTAAATTACATCAGTGTAGGTGTCAGGGGAGTTTCCCTGGCGAGAACATTCCAAaggcagggggccaccactgaaaagttctCTCCAGTCAAAACAACCTGCCATACCTCAGAAGTCTTGGGGCATCTTGAGGAGGCCCTCTGTTGATCAtcaacatcaggggtggggaacatgtggcctccAGCTCCTGTAGCATTACAACTAgctagcatggtcagtggtcaggtaTGAAGGGAATTGTAGCCCTATAACAATGGGGGCTTGTCTACATGCCCTGTATGCCCTgttgtggctgcgcagtggtgttgcgttgtttatatgatgcagccaccaactcgcagccacattgggcttctcCCCCTGAAATTGCGCTTATTCACGGTGTCGTTTTACTGCGACTTTTTCAGTTGCTCCGAGGTCATCATGTCGTTTCTTCGTCTGTCAGGGGTGGCCTCTGGGTTAAGCAAGCGGGAGTTGCTAGGGGCAGATTCAAGTGCAGGGTAAGCGCAAGAAAATAGAGCAGACTTGGCAAGCCGAATGGCCGCTGGCACTGTGGTTTTTCCTAGCCGGATAGCCCATGTTCCCTCCTGCCGTGTAACTTTATTGATTCCGCCTCGCAGCAATGAGGCTGCGGGGGTTTAAGGAATCAACTACCAAAGTGTTGTTGTATAAATGACCCCCTGGAATGCCACATGTTCATCACCTCTGGTCTGCATCGTCAATAGATTTAAGACACTGACAAATGTAATTGGTACTGAGTTAGCTTGTACTAATTTTTCCTGCTCCTAATTACAAAAGATGCAAGACTGTTAAACATCCATACTAAGTTCACAGCAAATAGAAAACCAGCTTCATGGCCTGAATggcaaaagagaaattaaaatcaTGTGAGTAGACTTGGGATGATATAAAGATCTGTGCTGAGAATGTTTAATGAAGGAAGAAATGGATATTACTACCATTAAAGCACTACATTTCTCCAGgtatttgtgaggataaaatgacatATGATCTTAAGAATAAAATGGGGAATGATCTTGTATTAAGATTTGCAATCAAGAGAATAATCCATATATGCTGTTGTGGCACCCAACATTGTTCAAacataaagtataaaaccattctcAACCTAAAACTGATTTCCAATCTAGAATTAGCcaagcagaaaggaagcacagcGAGAAACAGAAATTAAGAACATATATAGAGTTGCAGATATGGAAGATCATCAgataggagggaggggggaaattgcatttccctatctttgctttgcctcctgctgctgtcccacaatagggatgaacagcttcctctttcttcacacggggaagaaagaggaagcaagcaatgacaacgtggcccattcagtgggtgtttttattgtgctgcttctcctacacatagcaggaaatggcagcaagtttcgttATAGCCCCAAACCCCGGATTTTCTGGGCCTTATTTTGTGACAGGAAAAAGAGCAGGAGAAGCTctggaggatcactgcatcatcaaaatgtccTGTGAATAACTGTGAGTTGTCAATTGTGAGCGTACAATAAAACTCTCGTTTGAAGGAGCTCATAAACTCCTGAAGGGCTAGACAGGAGAAAAAGGTCTTATGGAAAAAATAGAAttagaaatgggggaggggtgaaTGGAATTAGAAGAAGTTGAATGACATGTGACCTGATAATGGCGCTCCACGGGACAcattataaagcagctttcttcaatctggtgcccttgagatgttttggactacaactcctgctggctggggctgatggttgcTGAAATACAAATCATTTGAAGGGGACCATGTTAGGGAAGGCTCTTTGTAAAGAGCAGGAGATTGTTAGGGTGATAGAAAATGAGGTTGAAGGTTGCAGGAGCTTCATATGTAAGAACAAAATATTTTGTTATACTCAGCACAGCAAGACACAGAGTTGGCATTTCCACACCAAACTCTCCTCTCTGTATTTAGGTCACTTCTCCCAATCTTCTGGTGATGTTAACTGGTTCAACCAGGAGAATAAGGACTTCCCAGGTAGATTGGCTCTGAATTGGCTGCACAGCAATTTGTGTTTTCCTGTCTAACtaacgttcctttttcttttgtatgCTTAAAACCCCCGACAAGGTTACATAAGCATCAGCACGGCCTAAAGCCAAGATGGCGGCATACCACCAGCTACCAAATGACTCCTGCTCAAATAGCTCAGCTGCCGTTTTCACAGGCCTGGACCTCCTCTTTGAATTGAAGCCCCTCTTCATTCCTCTCTATGCCATCCTGGTGACTGTGGCCTGCACAGGgaatttccttctcctcctccttatcgGTTTCACCAAAAAGTTGCATAGCACCACGAATTTCCTCATTGGAAACCTGGCAGCAGCTGATCTGATCATGTGCATTTTCTGTGTCCCGCTGACAGCCTCGTATGCGTTTGAAATTCGTGGGTGGCTCTTTGGGATGTTCATGTGCTACTTTGTCACTCTCATGCAAGTGGCCACTGTATTTGTCTCCGTCCTGTCCCTGACCGCTATTGCGGTGGACCGGTACATTGTAGTCGCTTACCCCATTCGCAAAAGGATACGGTGCAAGTCCTGCATCTATATCGTGGCCTTCATTTGGTTGCTGTCCATTGTGGTCTCGGTACCCACATCCATCCACACCCATTACCTGGATCTCAACAGCATTGGCCACAACATGATCATCTGTGAAGAATTCTGGAAACACCGTGAGACAGAGAGGCGGCTGTACTCTTGTTTGATGCTCCTCTTGTCCTATATGCTCCCGCTTTCTGCCGTGTCTGTCGCCTACTGTGCCATTTCTTATCACCTCCGGAAGAGGAATGTCCCAGGAGCGGCATGCCACAACCAAGAGAGATGGACTAAGAAAAAGCAAAAGACCTTCCGGATCCTCGTGATCTCAGTCATGTGTTTTGCCCTTTGCTGGCTGCCTCTGCAGGTGGTTAATCTGATCAGAGATATCGATGAGGAGTTTGCTATCCTAGACAAGAGATATGTGAATGTTATTCAAGTGACCTGCCATGTGATTGCCATGAGTTCTGCATGCTTCAATCCGTTCATCTATGCCTCCCTCCATGACAAGTTTCGACTCCACATTAGGCACTATTTTTATCACAGGAAGAGGTCGAGCATTATGTCCTGCAAGGCCTCCCGGTTTAATACCTGCTCCACCTTGGCAGATAACCCTGTGGGCCTTCCAGAAAAAATAGCAATGCAAGCAGGGCCCAAGCACCATTTTTTGGGGCCCAGCACAAACCTGTGAAATGGGCCTCCTCCCACACCTATACCATGAATTGATCCCACCCCATACATTCAGTTTCACGAGTCATGAAAgaaatgtttctgttttaaatcttaaataactttttccatatttctgaaATTACATCAAGGCTTAAACTGGGGCTTTGCTGTCATGTCCCCAAACACACAAACCACATTTGCTATTTTTTGTTTAATATAATGTTCTGCCTAAGGAAGACTTCTACAGAGCTTGCTGACTATTTTGTAAGTTTTTGGTGGTTCTTAATTCCCAATAAAGGTATTATCCTGTTgatgttttgcttttttattttttttactctaatGGACTAATGTGGCGGCAAACATTTCATAAAAAGACCAATTCGCTTTACAGCTTTACTTTTCTGGCTTGTTCATTGAAAAATCATGAATTATCTCCTCAAAGTAAATTTCTCTTGTAAGTTCACACACTTGCTAGGTAAGATAGCTCGGTGACTTAACCATTCTTGCTGCACAGTAGAACACCTACTGTTTTTGATGAGTTACAGCTaacttgctgaaatttctttcagtctctgccaCAGCCATGGCAGTGAAAAAACTGTCTGTAGAGCTATGCACACTTCACTGAAAATTActtgctggtttttgtttttgtcaatCTCATTTAATAAGATAAGTAGGAATAGTTCATATACTTTCCAAAAATACATGGACTAAATCCTACCCTGCCCCACACTGTCCCCTTGGATCAGTgtctctgagggaagctcggagaatggcaacacgGGAGACGGCCTTTTCATTGGTGAgccctcaattgtggaatgatctccccaacgaggctcacctggcgcccacattgttatcttttcagtgccaggtcaagacttttctcttctcccaggcatttaacagcatatgctgagattTTAAgctgaccctagaatagttgttttaaacagatattgtctgttttgtttgtattttatgctttttatggttttaaattttgtatatttgtttttagtgttcactgtttttaacttttgtaaaccgcccagagagctttggctatagggtggtatataaatgtaaataataataataataataataataataataataataataataatgtgcattgTCCCACCCCTCTCCCTATTTATAAGGAATTCTGGGactggtagttcttgagagagcagGTCACATAGGGAAGAACAAATCTATCTGACGCTCAAGCTACAAGTCCAAATATACTCTCTCTCTTCTAAAGAAGGGCCTGGGCAAGGAACTCACTGTTCAAAATGTTTCTTGTTCTGCTttaacactgcttctgattggtTACAGAGAGCATCACAAGGTCTGggcaataggcacacagcctcaatccccctccccccaccatggcaataggattgcaacctgagcttgggggggggggggctggatatCCAGGCCCCAGTAATGTGCACCaattctctctcctccaccagGGTGGCCAGCTGACCTAATCTATACAAGGGTtgccagaggattgtcctctatttgaggcCATCTCAATTGCAAGAACTGTCTGGTCCAATTCTGGTTTGAAGATATCGAACTATGAGAATTGTCGCTCATCAGTAGTTAGCGCTTGaaaagcagactgaacaggcaggtgtacaggtctcctggtcacagttttccacactatggtgaaatgtactgttatttctatttaaaataattataacaataaTTTCTGAATTTAcatatcagcatatgcaaattttatgtgaATCACTaccctcttttgtgtgtgtgatgaatttcctctttttggggggcAATGCTTAGACCCTGACTGCAAAGGGAAGTTTCCTTTTAACTCAAATGCAGCAGCCGTAGAAATATAAAGACAGCTGATCTACTGTTGCAGATATAGCTGGCGTCTTCCGCCTGCGCTTATGTGTGGTGTAAATACTTGCCTCACAGTCTGTAAAGCCATGATATGTCATTTACATAAAAGTACCAGGTCTGTAAAGTATGCAGTGCAGGGATGGGAGCAGCAGATAGGAGTTTTTGCTAAAGAAGCAGACTCCGCTAATCGGAGAAATACAACTCTTATGCATTCATTTTAAATCAACATTGGAACATGTCACTGGCATATGAAACAATTTCTTGTTCCtctaaaatggagaaggatgtaTTGTGAAAGTCAAACCCAAGTGTCTGGGTGATAATGGGACTAAATTTCTAGAACTGCCTTGTATTCAACTTCAGATTTTCTCCTTTTTTGATGCCTCAGAGTTGAAAGTCAGACGTGGCTGTATATATCGCATGTTCATGCAGAACATTCAGAACTTTACATTGGAACTGTTTTTCATGAGTAATTGAACTAAATGGGAATAATTAAAATTAAGATTCCAATCACATTGTTGTAGTGTCTTATTATGTCAGCTCTAAAAGAAAGATGCCATTGTGGTATTATGAGGCACATCAGAAACTGAACAACTGATGATGAATAAGTTAAATTCCAGAGTCACAGTGCCAAACCCTCCTTCTAGTTCCTCTATAAATAcctaaaatgtttttattcctttattattgCTTGGAACTCAttcctaaccaccaccaccccacacacataatCAAACCACCACACTACAGATTTAGGTTGCAGATTTAGGGCAATTTCTCTAGCCCCCTATTGAGCCGCTcatgttggcagccatcactCATCTTATAGTGAAAGATATCTACATCTACTCAATATTGGTTCACGAACTGctaattaaaatgtgaactaaatgagtttctcccacatccctatattattattattattattataattattattatttatttatttatatagcaccatcaatgtacatggtgctgtacagagtaaaacagtaaatagcaagaccctgccgcataggcttacattctaataaaatcgtaataaaacaataaggaggggaagagaatgctatATATACAACTTCTTCATTCAGAAACAGtagcctctgaataccagttgctgggatcaaCAGATGGAGAAGGCCAGAGGCGGCTCCGGCCTTTGTGGACTGCTTCggggctttccagaggcccctGAGTGGCCACCGTGGGAAGCAGGAAGCTAGGCTAGATAAAGAACAGCTGCTTTTATGTTGTGTGTGGTTGTAGATTCTACCCTTAATCTTAATTCTATAAACTACCTCAAATTTGAAgaagggcggtataaaaaatgttttcaattacGTAAGGTAACACGAAATCTagttacattttaaagaaatctcACATCACCAAAACACCAGTACAATGTGACTTTTTAGGACATTTGAAGAAGTGTGCCAGGATTTCCACTTCAGTCAccatttattaaattattattattattattattattattattattattattattattattattggtactgCCTTTTTGGAAGAACTATCAAGGTggttttaccaaaaaaaaaaaaaaaacactctctcAGAAAACACTACTcacaaacaaatcaaaacatgGTAACATTTCGAAAGCCACCTTAAAATCcataacaacaatttaaaaagtgaaattaaaGATATCTATCTTGActttcctgaatgcagagagagcGGCTACCAGTCGTAGCTCCTGAGGGAATATGTTTCAAAGTCTgtgagcaacacaggagaaaatcCTTTATAAGAACGAAAGGGCCTATATATTCTCTTTCTTATTCCCCACTACTACAACACAGcagaatcaatcaatcagtcaatctttatttacagcaGAACCAcaacatcttctttaaaaaaaaaaaaagtcaaacaaATATGTATGCCTTTAAGCCACTTTTGGTTAAAATTCACTCGATTTCCTAAATTACATTAATGCCGTGTGAGGAGCCCCAGGATTGCTCTATAAGGCTATGAAATCCTACGCACCCTTTCttaagagtaaacccattgaacacAAAGCTTGcttctgagcaaatatgcataggattgtgcttcacAGCTTGTAGCCTCTTTatgccccattgattttaatgacagAATTAAGCCCATGCTTAAATctcttccactgaattcaatgggattttaaatgtatttttgtggcattattttttttgtgggggttacAATAAGTCCCCTATAACAACATGGACACATCAAAGGCTATAATTGCATGTATACTTACCTGGTAATAATCCTATTGAgccagtaggatttacttcttgGAAACCTGTATAGAAATGGGCAGCATGTTGCTTTTTCTTCAGACTCAACATAAGGCAGTGGCTTTGTTGGCAAAGCACATCTCTGTTTTCCGAAGCTGGCCACATGTTGAAATatgccctttctttggaactgctTGATCAATCCATTTCAAGGGGATGAGGTGGAAGCCTGGTCCTCTTGCTTGTTTCATGTAAGGATCTAAGATCTGCAGCTCCCTGTAGCTCATTGCCGGCAGCGAAGTCTCAATTATTGCAGAAATCACTTGTGGGGTTCTATGTGTTTCGAATACAGCATCGCAGTTGTCCATGAGATCTCAGACTATTTAACTCTAATAGGTGCAGTGGGCTTCCTTATCTATTCCAGCTACCTATTTAGAAGAGCTTTGTGCAAGCTAGTAACGCTTTAGTAATGAGTGTTTTAATGCCAGCCATGTCCAACCAGTTGAGACTAAAGGCTTGCTAAAAGCAAAGTGATGTGACTGCGATTAATTTTACACAGAATGGAACCAAAATCTATTCAGCTATTCTGTTATCACACATGCACATCAAGTACTTTGCATTATGCATAAACGGAATGCAACGGATTTTAATATTCAATAACGATGTACAAAagctgtgtgagtgtgtggatagtgtggggtgtttttttggtgttttttttgtaAGTATTGTAACACACAGTCAGTTTATGCTTCATGTAGCTTTAAGAGCAGCCCCTAGCGGGAGAGCTGTCTGTGGAAAAGCAGGCCCAGAagtctgtctatatgtggggaaagccccacataTGGTGGTTGCAcatctgcactgtgtcagttatatgacgcagatgcagcttcacagccactgtggggctttcctgcaaagctgcacattgaaaaagtcagggacttccgGCGTCTGACGTCTCTCAGAGGCAGTCTCTGGTAGAAGGCAAgtggtgattggttgccttccaccaggaagcgggtgggggaaggggggtctGGTACCCAATTGGCCATCAGAAATCCCATGCTCCCTCCTAGGCATGGGTTTctgagggaggtggtgccaacttggcactgtgaagacagcctgACAGTCCCCTGGAGAGAGTTCTGGAACTAAGAAGGCCTGGGTATGTATGGGCAGAGCTTCAAGAAGGGAGGCCTAGTTTGCATTCAAGAAGAACAACAAATAAAGCAGCTGTTGTGTTCCTAAACTGGGTCACTGTCTTCTCTGAAAAATAATGTGCCTGGTttaaggatgttggaggaatctgtttgggggtggagcttggtgaGCCTTTGCCTGGTTGGCTCCCtggactccaacccatcatctGCCAGCTGGCTTGACTCGGcctgcagtgagtcaggccagctggtgcATTGGCCACCTTTGTATGAAAGCCTCAACAGCTGCAAGGTGGGAAGGGAGGTGCCCTGGTCTATGGCACACCCCTCCCACACTGTCACTGCTGCAGCACTGCCGCCATGCAACCACCCCTTTCTCTGTGCCAGTGCCAACCCTGGCAGGGAGTGCGGGATGGTTTcccaagggtggggtggggtgatggcAGTCTCAAATTGCATTTATggaagtaaaaagaaagaaatttcccACGTTTGGGGATCAACCCCCCCTGGATCAGCTCATAAAGGCAAGCCAAGGCTGGGGTGTTGTGGGAATCCGTTGGACCCTAAAAGGCCCGGATTTCCCTGCAACAGACATCCCCAGCTGACTGAGCTGGTGACAGAGTGTTGGATTACAGTTTAGCAGGCTGCGGAGTAACTGAATGATGAGACCAGCAATGAGGAGAGTGACATGCAGCAATTAATCTCAGGAGCAAAAGAGAGAAGGACAAGGTGCCCTGTTTTTATGCCTGGACCATTCTCAGGGGTTTAAGAAGAATGGAGCTCCTGGTGTTGGCATTATGAATGTGCTGCCAGGGTGAATAGGTGATCTGATGAGGGGTGAGCGGATGTGCTGTTATTACTCCTAAAAGGAAGAGCGCAGCAGGTGTTTATTAGCCTGCCTCACCAGACACAGGGCGGTTTGAAAACTGCCTTAGAACACCGATTTGAACCTCCATCTGATGAGTTTACATTATAAAGATTTGTCGTGCATTTGTTTAAATGAATTCACACTATTTTCCCAATGCACAGGGGACGCTTTGCAGTCATTCTTGCAGTCCCTGTGATTTCTGGTGTTTATCTAAGTAAGCTTCAAAAATCTGGTCTGCTAAACCTGGCTTGTTCACTTTGTTAAGCTCCAAAGAGGGTTGTATGTGTGGGAAGATCACTCAAATCTATTCTAAAAGAAGAGCACATTTATGAGAGAAGGTGAGACCCTTTCCCCAGCACCTTTTGCATCTTTTGTAGCATAGGAATTTGGAATTTGCCAGCTATGCcaaatccgcacgtcgttctgagatcgcttctaagcgaccccagtgcggcttgaaagcgagcgtgtaacttgcctttcgaagagccgacgaagagacgtccttcctgccgccgccgccaccacccaactccctcctcaccggctgggatggaaagctcgggggaagaaggcggggtggagagcttattccgctctccaccccgccttcttcagccgagctctcctcgccagtcggcgaggaggtctgcgggtggcggcggcggcggcaggaaggacatctcttcgtcggctcttcaaaaggcaagttacacgctcgctttcaagccgcactggggtcgcttagaagcgatctcagaacgacatgcggattcccccctggaagTAGAACAAAAGTCCTTACCTTAAACTGTAGTTTCAAAATAAGTTTACATTCATAGTTTTTAAACATTAAGATCTAGGTTTGTAAAAGAAATGTGAACAGATCAGTTACTTGTTAATTTCACAAAACACCAGAGATCTCAGTCAAGGTTTTTTTGTGCATAGCATATTAAGGAGGAAATGCCAGGGGGTTTAAAGTAAATTGATGTTTGGAACAATATACTTTTTTATGTTAAACATTGTCAGCGAATGGTCTTAGTATAATGAataataatgtttgtttgttgGCTTGAAGACTTAATTTGAAACTTCATATGAACCTGGGCAGTTTATCAAATATAAACTATCTGTGTGCCATGGAAGGGTATTCATTATTCACTTAATTAGAAGGTTTGTGCCCTGTAGAAGCCAACTAGACTTGCTAATAAGTTTTCAataaatttaaatgcaaattgccAATGATATGCAGGGAGTAATTTTTCACTGCTATGATAATTTTAAGTTTTAATTAgtctgggggggaaaaacatgttgaagattaaaaaaaaggcaattaCTGGTCATTTTCTTCTAAGGCCTGTTTAAACAAACTAGTGTAAACATGTTCCCAAAGGTGCTTGGCACTTGAGTGTCCTGTTGAGTTTTCCTGCTGGTCTCCTGATCACAGCTTGGTGGGCTTTTTGGACATCAGTGTGCCTCTGGTAATGTCCCAGCAGGCATTTGACAAcgtacttgctcactggctctctgcctatcaagcaggCAAGTGGCAGCAAAGTTGAGAAAGAGTCTGAGGAGCAGATGGTGACCAGGGTGGTGAGGGAGTAGGCTCACTTTGGGAGTGGAGCCCAATCAAGGTGTCTTGCCTAAGGGCCAacgaaaacctggagctggcactgtgactggcccaacactAGTTCCACATCCTGACTTCAGTTTAGAAGTTGACATACCACCAGGCCCAATTTCATTTTGTTGGTCAGCTTCTCTGCACACAAGGGTTTTTCTTGCAATACAACCTGGGCTCTGGAAAGAGTGCAGAATCTTGAAATAAGGGTTGCGTTGTGGACTCGCCCTTGGGCAATGATGGCCAAAGCTTGGAGGATGACC
This window encodes:
- the LOC134393777 gene encoding prolactin-releasing peptide receptor-like, producing the protein MAAYHQLPNDSCSNSSAAVFTGLDLLFELKPLFIPLYAILVTVACTGNFLLLLLIGFTKKLHSTTNFLIGNLAAADLIMCIFCVPLTASYAFEIRGWLFGMFMCYFVTLMQVATVFVSVLSLTAIAVDRYIVVAYPIRKRIRCKSCIYIVAFIWLLSIVVSVPTSIHTHYLDLNSIGHNMIICEEFWKHRETERRLYSCLMLLLSYMLPLSAVSVAYCAISYHLRKRNVPGAACHNQERWTKKKQKTFRILVISVMCFALCWLPLQVVNLIRDIDEEFAILDKRYVNVIQVTCHVIAMSSACFNPFIYASLHDKFRLHIRHYFYHRKRSSIMSCKASRFNTCSTLADNPVGLPEKIAMQAGPKHHFLGPSTNL